In the genome of Nevskiales bacterium, the window CGGCCCAAGCGGCCGACCCGCTATCTCGGCCTGTTCGAGTGGCAAGGCTTGTTCCTCAAGCGCCGCCGCGAAGTTGCCGCCGAATACGGCGCGCTGATCGCCAGTGAGATCGTCACGCCGCGCAACGTGCTCGAGGCCGTCCTGCGCGGTCCGCTGTCCGACCGCCTCTACGCCATGGTGCAGAAGAACGTGCAGCGCATGGTGGACGAGCAGGCCGGCCTGACGCGCCCGATCGTGGTCATGGCGGTGGGTAGCGCCAAGTTCCAGGCGATGAAGAAGCTGATCGCGGACAAGCTCATGGAGCGCTTGCCGGAAACGCTGGCGCATGCCGAGAAGTATGCCGCCGACGCCATGGATCTGGAGAACACGCTGCGCGCGAAGATGCAGGAGCTCAACGAGGACGAATTCGAGCAGCTGATCCGTCCGGCGTTCCAGCAGGACGAATGGATCCTGATCGCGGTCGGCGCCACGCTCGGTTTCCTGGTCGGCGAGCTGCAGGTCTTCGTGATGCTGCACCTCGGCCACTGAGTCATGCGCTACGCGCAGCCACTTCCATGAAGAAGGCGATCCGCATCCGCGGGTCTACCCACAACAAGCAAGAGCCACCCGCTGCGCTCACCGTTCGCGCAGGCGTGGCAGCAGTTCGGCGAAGTTGCAGGGGCGGGTGCGGCTGTCGAGCTGCGGCCTGAGGATCTTTTCCCAGCCCAGCCGGCAGGCGCCGCTCGAGCCCGGCAGGCAGAACACCAGCGTGCCGCGCGCCACGCCGGCCAGGCAGCGCGACTGGATGGTGGCGGCGCCGATCTCCGCGTAAGAGAGCATGCGAAACAGCTCGCCGAAGCCCTCGAGGGTTTTGTCGAGCAGCGGCGCGATGGCTTCGGGCGTGCCGTCGCGGCCGGTGATGCCGGTGCCGCCGGTGGTCAGCACCACCTCCACACCGTCGTCGCCGACCCAGGCCGCCACCTGGGCGCGGACGGCGTCCACGTCGTCACGCAGCAGCGCGCGCGCGGCGAGCACATGCCCGGCCGCCTGCAATTGGTCCGCCAGCAGCTGTCCGGATGCGTCCGTGTCCAGCGACCGCGTATCCGACACCGTCAGCACGGCGATGCGCAGCGGTTTGAAGTCGGCGCCCATGGCGCCATTATCGATCAGGGCTGTATGGGCTGCATGACAACAGCTGGGTCTCGGAGTCGGCCAAGGGTTACAACGGCGCTGAGTCTGCGGTATGCACACTGCCGCGGCTGTAGCGCAGCGCCGCTTCCAATTGCAGCAGCGTGGCACGCGCGGTCTGCTGCGGTGTCAGGTTGCTGACGTCCAGGGCCAGATCGACGGGTCCGAGGGGGGCGTAGCTGTGGCGGCGTGTCACGCGGAACAGGCCCAGAGTGGGTGCACCGCTGGCGGAGGCCAGATGCATCGGCCCGCTGTCGCAGGCAACAAAGAGGTCGAGCGCGGCGGTCACCGCGGCCAGCTGGCGCAGCTCAGGTTCGTGCAGATGCGGCAGGCCGGGCAGCAGTGGCTCGCTGGCGCCGGGCGGCAGGATCTGTAGCAGCCGCAGCGACGGGGACTCGCGGCGCAGCTCGATCAGCCAGTCCCGCCACCATTCAGGCGGCAGGCGCTTGCGTCCGGTGGCTTCGGTGAAGAAACCGACCACGGGGCCATGGCCCGGCCCGAGCAATGCAGCCAGCCGGGCGGCACCCGCACGACGCTCCGCCTCGCTCAGCTGGAGCCACAGGCGCGGATACGCCGGCGCGGGACGGCTGAAACCGGCCTGGACGAGCTGCTGCGGAATGTGGGCTTCGTGGCGAAAGCTTGGGTCTGGGACCACAGCGTGGGTGAGACTTAGCCACTGGTTCGGGGTGTGGAAGCCCAAGCGCCAGCGTGCACTGCACAGGTGCGCCGACAGGCGGCTGCTGAACGAGTTCAATGTCGGCTCGATACTCAGGTCATAGGCCTGCGCGCGCAGCCGGAACAGCAGGGCCAGCATGCGCAGCGGCCACAGCCAGCCGCCCCCTGGCATCACCCATACGCGCCGCACGCCCGGCATGCCTTTGAACAGGCTGCGGTAGTCGGTGCTGCCGATCAGCAGGTCGATCTCGGCCTGCGGCAGCGTGGCGGCCAGCGAGTGCAGCAGTGGGGTCAGGAACAGCATATTCCCGAGACGGTTGTTGCGCCGGCAGACGATCACGCGGTGGATGGCCGCCGGCTCGAGCGGGACGCAGGCGGGCGGCGCGCCGGCGCTTCGCGCCAGCCAGCGGTTGAGCCGGCTGCGCAGGGCGCGCCGGAGTTTCTTGATCGTCCAGTAGCCGGCGTACTTGCCGGCCGGAGGCGGGACCGGATTCATGGGCCGCGAATTATCTCACGCCGGACCCTGCCTCCGCGTATACTCGAAAATTCGCACTTGTGGTGGGCAGGCCGGCGGATGCCGGCCCATGCCTGCGCGAAGCGCAACGAGACGAGGAGCAGGGCATGGGCGACAGCATATTCGGCAAGATCATCCGGCGCGAGATTCCCGCCGACATCGTGTACGAGGACGACCGCTGCCTGGCCTTCCGCGACATCAATCCCCAGGCGCCGGTGCATATCCTGCTGGTGCCCAAGACCGCCTACCCGCGCCTGGCCGACGTGCCGGAAACCGAGCAGGCGCTGATGGGGCATCTGCTGCTCAAGGCAGCCGAGATCGCACGCGCGCAGGGCATCGGTGAGGCCTTCCGCCTGGTGGTCAACAACGGCGAAGGGGCGGGGCAGACCGTGTTCCACCTGCACCTGCACATCCTCGGCGGCCGCGGTTTCCGCTGGCCGCCCGGGTAAGCCGAATTGTCCGCCGGGCTCGGGTTTCTGGCAGCGGGGGGGCATCTCTCTTAACATAGGTGACTGACCTTTTAGTCAGGCGGGCTGTCCAAGCCAGCCCAGCCGCCACGAGACCCCCATGAACCCGCCACGGACCCAGACCCTGCCCGACACCGCCGCCGAGCACATCGAGGACGTGCAGGGCAGCGCCGACACGCGCCGCATCCCGATCAACAAGGTGGGCATCAAGTCCATCCGCCACCCGGTGCGCGTGCTGGACAAGAGCGGTGGCGAGCAGCACACCATCGCCACCTTCAACATGTACGTGAACCTGCCGCACGACTTCAAGGGCACGCACATGTCGCGCTTCGTGGAGATCCTCAACAGCCACGACCGCGAGATTTCGGTCAAGTCCTTCATGCAGATGCTGCAGGAGATGGCCGAGCGGCTGGAGGCGGACTCGGGCCACATCGAGATGAGCTTCCCGTACTTCGTCAACAAGACCGCGCCGGTGTCCGGCGTGCAGAGCCTGATGGATTACGAGGTGACCTTGATCGGCGAGATCCATGGCCAGCAGGCGCAGCAGTTCATCAAGGTGGTGGTGCCGGTGACCAGCCTGTGCCCCTGCTCGAAA includes:
- the moaB gene encoding molybdenum cofactor biosynthesis protein B; translation: MGADFKPLRIAVLTVSDTRSLDTDASGQLLADQLQAAGHVLAARALLRDDVDAVRAQVAAWVGDDGVEVVLTTGGTGITGRDGTPEAIAPLLDKTLEGFGELFRMLSYAEIGAATIQSRCLAGVARGTLVFCLPGSSGACRLGWEKILRPQLDSRTRPCNFAELLPRLRER
- a CDS encoding glycosyltransferase family 9 protein; the encoded protein is MNPVPPPAGKYAGYWTIKKLRRALRSRLNRWLARSAGAPPACVPLEPAAIHRVIVCRRNNRLGNMLFLTPLLHSLAATLPQAEIDLLIGSTDYRSLFKGMPGVRRVWVMPGGGWLWPLRMLALLFRLRAQAYDLSIEPTLNSFSSRLSAHLCSARWRLGFHTPNQWLSLTHAVVPDPSFRHEAHIPQQLVQAGFSRPAPAYPRLWLQLSEAERRAGAARLAALLGPGHGPVVGFFTEATGRKRLPPEWWRDWLIELRRESPSLRLLQILPPGASEPLLPGLPHLHEPELRQLAAVTAALDLFVACDSGPMHLASASGAPTLGLFRVTRRHSYAPLGPVDLALDVSNLTPQQTARATLLQLEAALRYSRGSVHTADSAPL
- a CDS encoding histidine triad nucleotide-binding protein; this encodes MGDSIFGKIIRREIPADIVYEDDRCLAFRDINPQAPVHILLVPKTAYPRLADVPETEQALMGHLLLKAAEIARAQGIGEAFRLVVNNGEGAGQTVFHLHLHILGGRGFRWPPG
- the folE2 gene encoding GTP cyclohydrolase FolE2 produces the protein MNPPRTQTLPDTAAEHIEDVQGSADTRRIPINKVGIKSIRHPVRVLDKSGGEQHTIATFNMYVNLPHDFKGTHMSRFVEILNSHDREISVKSFMQMLQEMAERLEADSGHIEMSFPYFVNKTAPVSGVQSLMDYEVTLIGEIHGQQAQQFIKVVVPVTSLCPCSKKISERGAHNQRSRVTITARTNCFVWIEDLIEVAEREASCELFGILKRPDEKYVTERAYDNPKFVEDLVRDVAARLNADSRIDYYVVESENFESIHNHSAYALIERDKNKPA